From a region of the Enterobacter cancerogenus genome:
- the tssB gene encoding type VI secretion system contractile sheath small subunit, which yields MADTFQNEVPKARINLKLALHTGGAQKKVELPLKLLTVGDFSNGKESRPLSEREKINVNKNNFNSVLSEFSPEVNLTVRNTLAGDGSEENVKLRFSDMKDFEPEQVARQIPQLRAMLAMRNLLRDLKSNLLDNATFRKELEKILKDPALSRELRDEMSALAPK from the coding sequence ATGGCTGATACGTTCCAGAATGAAGTGCCTAAGGCACGCATTAATTTAAAGTTAGCTTTACACACCGGGGGCGCGCAAAAGAAAGTCGAACTGCCCCTTAAACTCCTTACCGTTGGTGATTTCAGTAATGGCAAAGAGTCCCGTCCATTATCTGAACGCGAAAAAATCAACGTCAACAAGAATAACTTCAACAGTGTGCTCTCAGAATTTTCTCCAGAGGTTAATCTGACTGTCCGTAATACGCTGGCTGGAGACGGTTCAGAAGAGAACGTCAAATTACGTTTCTCCGATATGAAAGACTTCGAACCAGAGCAGGTTGCCCGCCAGATCCCTCAGCTTCGCGCCATGCTGGCAATGCGTAATTTATTACGCGACCTTAAATCCAATCTTCTTGATAACGCCACTTTCAGAAAAGAACTCGAGAAAATTCTTAAAGACCCGGCGCTGTCCCGGGAATTACGCGACGAAATGAGCGCGCTTGCCCCGAAATAA